The segment ATAGGAATTCGTATCCTAATTGTGGTGCATCTTTGGGATTCTTTGCCAACATTGGAagatgttttgatttttatttgggTTGTACTATGTCTTGTGGGGATCCATATCATGAtaattcattttgagaaaattgtgCAAAGTGAAAAATTGGAGGCTTAGCCAACTCTCCACTTGGAAAGGTAGGGGAATTATACGAAGCTCAATTTTTACTTGGGAAaagtttacattcaaaagagggggatggatctactagatccaatcccaaaagatgcaaggattgaatactaagtagattggttctTATTGGAATGCAATTGACGCTctttgtaagttgattaattgaattaaggcaaagtgctaaaaatgaagacaaagtatgcaaaaatgGTGAGCTACAGATTCGAGATtcagtcatgcacctggatctgagaagtttgagatgattcggagatGCTCTGCAAAAATAGacaaaatttgcaaggaccatgTGTCTAGACAGGGATGCCCTCTACTTGTTCCTCCAAAATTTTcatgtgtcaaaaagggtttttctgtctttgCGAATAAAGCTTAATTACAAAAGTATAACTATGCACCTATTTCATGCACACATAaataaagggaaatgtgttgggaataagggtttgccttcaggtcaaaccctggttttggaattaacgaagtggttgaaataatgtaaatgaaatgactgaaagtagaaatcgtCGTCTTTAAGGAGATGTTAaatttcttgaaaatgaaatgcttataccccCTTGTAAATTTTTACTTGCCTCAaaatggaattatgatttcatgacgtagaatgatgatctcctcttcaatgcttaaaatcttgtctctattgttgctccaaagcttgaaggaagactaaaaatgctcaattactcttgaattcttgaatgcttgatgtaatgGATTGATAGATTGTGTATTATCATGTATAGGTGTTCAAATGAGAGTGGATTTTCCTCTTATATACTTTCTAGTAggtttaattgactaattttctgacTTAAGCTGACATAGGGAGATTTTCCCACTCTATTTTGAGATAGGCCAAAGGGAGGGACCTCAAGATAGGTCCCCTTTAGGGGATCCCAAGGAACTACGCCCTAGTCACAATGGATCCTAGGGTgtcatgccctggtcctaccctattttggggcaagatcaaggtggTTTTTGAGTGCACAGCTGAGAAAAATGCAGGTTTTGACTTGTATAAGCATATTCAAGTCTCCGATCAGGCCTAGGGGCATAAACACTAAGGTAAAGACCCAAATAcaataaaaaattgcaagggtacaattttaggatgttacaactAGTTATATGCTACGCGTTACCTTACTACTAACCTTGGAGGAGGTGTGTTAGTGTGTGTGATGTTTGAAAGAAAACTTGCAGCCATAGATATGACAATTTCTACATAACCCAATTGATATTTTACTTAAATAAACACATAGAATCTATATGTAAATAATAGATAGCATACCCATCAAAGATGAtacaagatatatcctaggaaaaccctcacaATGAAAAAAGCTAGCCTCCAAAAGTATCTATCACCATGTATTATCATAAATGCACCATTACAAATACAACCATGAATTTTTTTGAAACTCCAGCTATCAACAAGCAATCCAAGTAAACCATCATGTAACCACACATCTCATgtcatgcttccaacctccacaaatgctaaactTGGATCACCCAAACAACTActcttgtggttgcttttatagacacaatctcccacaaaaccaccaagtagtattacatcaaaaccatgggcTAACTACACCATTGatcccacatctaatattgggaaCTTTATTAAATttactttccccaatattaaataaatataaaatttattatatccTAATCTTACAAttcaactcatcaagtggccccgAGAATATTCCAAGAGAATCTCTGCACTTTAGACATCCATGTTCAActcacataataaaataaaatattacaattacaacTATTCAATATCTTAgaacaaataaacatatatatcatgtaGTCAAAATAGATAATATCCTCTCTTagccaagaagatcaaaccaatacCATTTCCAATCATAGAGTATAAGCCCAATAAACCATCTTCTAAACTCAATCATCAATAAATACCATCATAATattaactcaaatgcacaaggataTAACTAATGCCAAACATATCTCAAACTAAATCCTCCAGTTgtaaccatctatccatagctcaagatccatatttatgaaagataagcataaaaatAATGCACCTAAAACAAACAATGGGAAATatctctcaagtagtaaaccaccaattagaccaagagtggggaatgagaatccACATCAAGCTATCTAGGTCATCATGACACAGACTAAGAACAATCTTCTTGCAATTCCATACTAGGCTAATGCTCCTCAATATTTTTGTTGAAACCATCAATTGTCccaacacatgtctctaatcacaagagaatactagtatcacctatgtctccatgtatccatgcctacatgtaaccaatcaatccataacaaactccaaatgcaacatagcaccaaCATGAAGTAATCAAGAAAATGACCATTTACCTAATACAAAGAGAACTATCAATATCAATGTTAAATATCCAATTGCAAaataaagaacataaacatgacaacatgatataACCATCCCCTCTAAGGAGacaacatgctccatatgaacatatcaaataaccatatcatgccaaaactctaatctAGAATTAAAAGTAAACCATGATATAATATCAACTATCttatcaaacaaggataacatgtcaaatgaaatcataaatgaaacctcaaccaaggactcctcGAGCCCCTGAAGATGTTAaaatcctcaaatatcatgaagatcacaatATCCTACTAGTGGACATGCAAATGTGATAGACAATTATGTAACAATAGGATCTAAGGAATTATCTAACATCTACAGACTAAGAATATCATCTACCATTCAATGGTGTATACACATCGCTACCACAAGCTCTCATTAAATTGTGATATCAAGCTCTCCATAGAATCATGATAACCatttcctaaatgaagatcatttaggtatacacacatacaactgaaatATCAATAGCATCAAGTAAACCAATAGATCCAACTCAAGAAGATAAAAAACCACCAACAAACACATCAAGAACCAATCCTTCACTACCACATCATCACTATTAAAATCTTCCACTGAAAATGTAACCAAgatatccatgacatcatgataaaaccatcctctaCATTAGAATCAAACAAAGCCATCTAACAATCAATGAACTCAAATTCCACTTCATGAGTTCCCAAAATCAATCAATATAATAGTTAGATTACGATCCACCTAGTagagaacccaacatttcatgccaaGACCAAGAAAACCAATATTTGGTATCATTTTGTTAGATAGATGGTGAAAGATAGTAGGGTAAAGCTCATTACCATAGACACTTTGATGAATActgcaaattctttaactaaggctatgagcataaAGAATTTCAAATATTGTTCAAAGTCTATGGCCCTCATGGTCCCTAATAATTAAATTATAGTGTAGATAATTAATTTTCTCTttcaaggtgttcaacaagtgggagaatgttagtaAAATGGTATCTTAACCTTATATTTGCATaaggttattatttatagtaattttATATTGGAGCAATAATTGGTCTAAAATTTTCCCTCAAGCTAAGGGTTGGCTAAATAAGAGTGCCAATAAATTTTAGCTACAAgctcatgtctagatttgaagatattaatgtaTCTAGTTTTTAAAGTTGTGAATAAGAGTTTAAAAGTTAATTTTGAAAGCCTTAAAGGTTTCAAAATATCCTAAAAATGTGTGTAACTAGCAAAGCAAGTTATAGCTTGATAGAATGTTTCACCGGTTTTATGAGGCTTCACATGTTTCATCAATTGGATGCTTGATTCAAAAGTTATCGCCTCTagttgggtctcctaaaataggaaatataaaaaatgtatcaaacacataaatgagttgtaaaagggagttacaTATGTTGGTGTCTATTTTGatacatcatagggcatcttggattggagataagttggTTGCACTTTTTGGGTGTTTTGAGCACATAGTTTTGTATATATCATCTATTGATTTCATGTACCATTTATCCTACATATTATATGTGTGAGGTGGAGGTTATGCATAAAATTATTATAGCTATTGGGTTACCTCTagatctttggttggtgatactcttgtgagaaACTTGTTCTGCAAACATTTGTATTTTGTtgatttatgaataatatattgggaaacttttggagtgtggggcttTTCTCCCAGAAAACACTCTCCCATGTAAATAACTATGTTGTGATATGTATATTATTTATGCTTTATAATTATTATGTCTATATAACTATTGTAAATATctaaaaagtttttgcattaccctcatctcaagattagtgtaggaagttgttccacaaCCTTAACTTCTTTACAAGTTATTTAACTCTATAATGGATGTTGATTTGATTATGTCAAGTGTCACCTATGAATTTGTCAATGCTCCAAAATATTCAAACCTATTGTAATATTATctcaaaataaagaaaacaattatcAAATAGCTAGTTCACTTCCATGACTTTATATTACATCTCCACAAGTGTGGGTATAAACTATTTTCATGGATACAAACCTAGTTCCTTGATCTAGGGccacaatttaaatttaaattttgaaaaggttATTTTTTTAAGCCATGGAACTAAGCTAGCTTTATGGATTGATAGACTAGGAGTTTAGTCAATAATCTAGGAATTAATGGAACGGAAATCATTCTTAGATAAAGTAATTTTTTAACTTCCACTATGTAGAAGTACATCATTTTGCACTAGTCACTTCAAtagagataaacatgtcaaattgAGTCCAAAATAAAGGGGTAATGTGTAAGGTACATATGTAATTTTTATATTTGCGCCTAGAAAATCATAATTTTCAATGATTAACCTTTTCCTAGATGATGCCATGAGTTAACCCCACTCCAAATTTAGGTACCATACATTTTTAAATGCAATATGGTTTCTTAGTTCCTGCTCTGCTAGGAACTATTGTTGAGGCTTCAATTTTAGTTCCTGCTCCGCCTCAACTATTGTTGAGGCTTCAGTTTAAATGATTAACCTTTTCCTAGATGATGCCATGAGTTAACCCCACTCCAAATTTAGGTACCATACATTTTTAAATGCAATATGGTTTCTTAGTTCCTGCTCCGCTAGGAACTATTGTTGAGGCTTCAGTTTAAATAGTGATTAAACTCCATGAAAACAGCCAATCAGACTTTAGCATTTATGAAGATTAAATTTCCATATACTATTTTCTCAATGAAGTTGCATATTTCTTAACACAAATATTAATTCAAACTTTTTTGGCACACTACTATTTGCTATATTTTAGGTTGCAGGGATGTCAGGTAAGATATCTGTTCTCAATACAAGAGAACGCACTAACCTCAAGACAAATTTCTGAGCTGTCCAAGATTAGCAAGGTCAGTTCGTCAGTGCATTGCAGGGACAGACACTGGTTGTAGTCAGTAGGTGTTGCAAACCTAAAAACTCGCGATCTTCCACGTTGCTACTTACAAAACACTTGTAATTTGAACAAGACAAGACTTAGGATCAAACATGCAAACAGTCTACTCACCGAACACATGTAATTGGCATTACATCTTGATGAAGGAATCTGGATTAATATCCAAATATCGGCATACGTAGGTCCTCAATAGTACAGGAAATGATGGCCATATTTCACCACTCTCCACGCTTGTTTCCATAAGTGCCCTCTGAAGATTGCACTCACGTCTGCATAATGCTCTTCTCGCTTCCAAAAAGCAAAGCCTGTGCACAACAAGAAATTCACTAGCCATAATTCTTGGCATTTGGCCTACAGAAAAAGGTTATTTATGGTTTAACAGTATTAGTATACACTTGTTATGGCAACCATTCTACCCCGTAGATGTTCTATTCTTGTATAAATTTGCAAGTTTCAGTTTTCTATTCTTGTTTTTATTGTAGAGTTATTTTTCTTGTTGAGCTCGGCCCCTTTTTTTTAAGGTTCCCTCTCCTTCTACTGTTAATGTTTGTTTGGTTTTGAAAGCTTAAAAATCTGTAAGTGATAATGCTTACAGGCTTACCACTGGCATTGTTGTCGTGGTAAACGTAGACTGAATAACTCCAATTACAATTAGAAAATGTCTCTCTCACAGCATTAAGTTGAAGGAGGCGATGCACATTCTGCTTACTACACACAAACCCCCTGAAAACTACTCTGCATATCTTCAATTATTACAGACCTTTATTTTCAAGAACGCTTTTTTTACAAGGGAAAAATGTCCACTCTTTTATCGTTCACGGGCGATTTACATTTTCTACACGCACAACTATTCATAATAAGCTTATTTCCTTGTATGTCAAGTGCGGAAGTTTGGTAGATGCCCGCAGATTGTTTGACCACATGAAAGAACGAGACAGGGTTTCATGGAATACTATTATTGCAGCATATGGAAGACATGGGTATTGTCGCGAGGCAGTCACACTGTTTCACCATATGCAACAAACAGGTCTCCAACCCGACCACTATACActtgccagcgtactcccagcctgtgccaaaatgggagctttggaacagggtatggacattcataaAAGTATAAATGATGGACTAATTTTGTCAGATATTGTAGTTGCTACTGCCCTGgtggacatgtatgcaaaatgtggaagcatagacaaggcgcgTAAATTGTTCGATAGAATCCCTCAAAGAAATGCTTTCttatggactgcaatgattgcagggGATGCACATAATGGATTTGCTGAAAAGGCTTcagaaacttttaagcaaatgcaattagaCGGTATAAAGCCGGACACCACAACCTTTGCcagtatcctccctgcctgtgccaaaatgggagctttggttTGGGGtatcgacatccatcaaagcataatggaaggggagtttttgtcagatattatagttggaaatgctctggtagacatgtatgcaaagtgTGGAGACATAGACAAGGCAcgcgaactgtttgacagaatgcctcaaagggATATCGTCTCATGGAATTCGTTGATATCAGGATATGCACAGAACGGATTTGTCGAAAATgctttagaaattttcaagcaaatgcaattggcagctgTAAAGCCAGACtctacaacctttgctagcatcctccccatgtgtgccaaaatgggagccttgaaacagggtatggacatccatcgaaGCGTAATGGAAGGaggatttttgtcagatattatagttggaaatactttggtagacatgtatgcaaaatgtggaagcgtaGACAAGGCACGCAAATTGTTTGGCAGAATGCAGCAAAGAGATATCATTtcgtggaatgccatgattgcaggatatgcacaaaatggatttgttgaaaaagctctagaaactttcaaccaaatgcaattggcaggtgtaaagccaaattcctcaacccttgccagcatcctccctgcctgtgccaaaatgggagctttggaacagggtatagacatccatcaaagcataaaggatagaggaattttgttagatgttgtagttgcaacttccttggtagacatgtatgcaaaatgtggaagaatagaCAAGGCTTGTGAACTATTTGAAGAAATGCCTCACAGAAATGTGGTCTcctggaatgccatgattgcaggatatgcacaaaatggagtttttgaaaaggcattagaaactttcaagcaaatgcacaaAATGGAGTTTTGAAAAGgcattagaaactttcaagcaaatgcaattggcaggtctAAAGCCAAACCCCACAACATTTGCCAGCATTcttcctgcctgtgccaaaatgggagctttggaacaaggtatggacatccatcaaagcattatGGAAGGgggatttttgtcagatattatagttggaaatgctttgGTAGACATGTATGGAAAGTGTGGAAACATGGagaaggcacgtgaactgtttgacaaaatgccacaaaaaaatgtggtctcatggaatgccatgattgcagggtATGCACACAATGGATTTTGCAAGGATGCTCTTAAAatctttgaattaatgaagcactctGGAGCATATCCTGACGCTGTAGACATATAGGTTTAGTAGATGAGGGCTGTACATACTTCAGTGACATGCATAATCCTTATTGCATTACACCTACAATTGATCATTATGTGTGCACACCCTAAACTTTATCATTAAGATGCCAATTAAACCAGTGGTGGTTGTGTGGATGTGTTTCCTTGGTGCCTGTAAATCACATATGAATATAGGTTTAGGAGTATTTACAGCGCTGCTGATTTTAGATTTGGATCCTAATAATGCTACAACTTATGTTCTTCTCTCGAACATCTACGCAGAAGTAGGCAGGCGGGGTGAGGTTGAAACGGTAAGGAGATTGATGAAAGATAGAGGAGTTACAAAGATACCTGGATGCAGTTGGATTGAAGGCCATAAAATGGTACATGCTTTTTGTGTAGGAGACAGATCACATCCACAGACACCGGAGATCTATGCAGAGTTGGAGAAATTGGCTTTGGAGATGAAGGCAGCAGGGTATTTTCCAGATTCAAGACATTTATCTAATGACGtggaagaggaggaaaaggaattTTTTCTCTCTCGCCATAGTGAAAAGTTagcaattgattttggtttgttaaACACACCACCCGGAACAACTCTTGCTCTGATTGCCACACTGCAACAAAATTTATCTCCAAGATTGTTGCAAGAGAAATTGTTGTGAGAGATGCTAACCGTTTCCATCATTTTAAACATGGAAAATGTTCTTGTGGAGATTATTGGTGATGCTAATATGGAGCAATTTGAAAAATAGGCTTGCACCGTGTGCTGTGTCAGACCTGCAGTAATAATGAAGGGACGAGGTTTTATTTTCAGTCTCTAGAAAGTTTCCTGTCTTGTTTTGAGTATTTGGCATTCCAGACCATACTGTTGTTTCATAAATTGAGATGCATAGAGTGCAATGCAGGTCACTGGGTATATATAGATCAGTGCATAGAGTGCAATCGGATCAAAGGCCTACTTTATGATAATCTGGATGCTTTATTGAATTGTTTTCACATAACCTATACATTTATGAAATGAAAAGTTGGAGAGAGGGGAAAAGGACTAAGGTGAGGAACACTCAAAATTAAATGGAAAGATGCTTGTTCAGTAGAAAATGAAAGAGGAGAGCTCACAATCATTCTtgtaattttgtataattttttgtttggattaattatattatattttatctaTGTCAAGTTAACATTTTTGAAATTAAATTACATATTTCAGATTTAGTATGTAACTTTATGTATAATTTGTCTCATTTACAGTTAAATATGTCACATGATCCTTCCTTCGCTTTGTGAGATAGCTAATAGATTTGTGAATTCATACACGTTTTTTTTAATCTAATTAGATTTTGATCTTTTTAATTTTACTTAGAAATAAGCTATAATAATTTGTATATGAAGAAGTGGAAAAAATTACAATTGTTTATGCTGCCATTTGAACTCGTGCAGTTTCCAATTGATCTAATGTCAATGTGTTCAAGTCCAATTGTTGACCTTAGATAAAACCATTTTTAAaagtaaataaatttttttaaaaaccacttttttaatataaacaaactaaacaaaacaaaaattgTTTTTACAATCTTGAGCAGGAACTTCGCTGCCCTGCCCTGTAGCCCTTGTTACTATTGTGGATGCAATATCATATTGTTAACATATCATTTTATATCAATTTATTTCGATATTGTAAATATCTAGTCAAAAAATTCAATTAGTTTTTTTTGGTGTATCATTTGACTCTAATTTTTAACCATGTTATATAGATTATTTAGATCAGTATTgacccaatttttaatttttttttgactatTAAGATTTAAATCTCCTTATTTCCTAGGTTAACTTTCTAGGAATATAACAATTACTAATCAGGGTAtatgaaaaagatatcattctagTTCAATAATAGATAGTAAAAAGGTACAACTTGCAACCACATTTAGCATATCAATATTATCTTAGGTTTGGATAGTCCAGGTAGTTAATGTCAATAATCTGCCATAAACAAAGTACTCTATATTTTCATATTAGTATTTAAATCATCACTTTGTCAAATTGCTAACATGGTAGATTAAATTTGTCAATATAAGCACACTTAAATAAATATATGATCTAATATAAttaattctttattctttatattccTTGATGTAAGGTGTCTCATTTCCCACACCTACATATTTttcacactttttttttttaacaaatcctCTCAAAAGTTGTGAATGCAACACATTAATATTTTAATCTATATTTTCATATTAGTATTTAAATCATCACTTTGTCAAATTGCTAACATGGTAGATTAAATTTGTCAATATAAGCACACTTAAATAAATATATGATCTAATATAAttaattctttattctttatattccTTGATGTAAGGTGTCTCATTTCTCACACCTACATATTtttcacactttttttttttttacaaatcctCTCAAAAGATATGATCTAATATAATTAATTCTTTACTCTTTATATTCCTTGATGTAAGGTGTCTCATTTCCCACACCTACATATTTttcacactttttttttttaacaaatcctCTCAAAAGTTGTGAATGCAAcacattaatattttaattaaaattatatttatttttcctttgtaaTAGTGACAATTGTATACCCATGccctttttttctttcattttggaTCCACTACAATTAGAATAATCTTCATTCAATAAGGTTGGAAATGTTGGGAATGTAACATAAGAATTATGGATTCCTATGTGCACTAATTATGCTAGTTTGAATTATAAGTTTTACCCATTTCACGTATCAAATCAAAACTAAAATCATAAAAATGATCTTAATCATTTTTTTAATTCACAAAACTAATAGATctacttttaaatttcaaaatcttaAATTTTAGATATCTTATTATTCTGATCATTCCCAAGGTACTAAAGAATTATATTTAAAGGCCAACCATAGTTCATTTTAGGTATGCTCAATTTGATCACCTTCTACTAAAATTATCATATTATCATTTTCTTCTTGAATGCATTTTAGAAGAATTACATCAGAATATCTACATCTCACACACTCACCCATTACATACTCAAAATTGTTATCCTCAACCAttcatctaatcataaaataaatactCTTAAATTGATTTCAATTAAGAAagctacacatacatacatacatatgcttAATACGAAGACATAAACAAACCACCCTGCAAATAAACATAAAAGAAGATCATCAAAACCTAAAACAGGCCAAACAACACAAACATAAACAAAATCAGCCAAACCTAAAACAGACGAAACGACACACAAACATAAACAAAATCATCCAAACCTAAAACTGACCAAACGACACTAAACAAGATCATCCAAACCTAGAGCGGACCAAACCGCACATAAATAAGATTACCTAGAACTGGTATAATATATAAGATTTTGTTCTCTTCCTCTCATTTCATATCAAACATGATAAGAGAGAGAATAGAAGAATAACAGAAGCTACAAAAAGCCAAACCACGTAGTGCAACAACATAGACAATCTTGCGGGTCTTTTCCGCTTACCTTTCTTGACTTGACACGCATTACTGAGCCCCGAATCCTCCACTTGTAGTTTCTTAATGGTTTTGTTTACTATTATTTTTAAGAGTCAGCCAACGTGTGCAGATTTTCTGCCCTGCAACTCTTGACTGGCCCATCTCAATTTCGCTTATGCTCCTCCATTGACATCACCTGCACACATTTTTCCACGCTGTCTCCATTAAAATACATTTTAATGGCGTCTGCCCTCCAAAATATCTGTCACAGTTTCCTCCTTCCTTACGTCTtttctaaaaatatattttattgctTTTATGTTCAAACGTCTCCTTGTttttattctttcttcttcttcttcttcttttcactcgAAGTCCTTGCTTTTATGTAGATATGATTGTGACAATTACCCATTATACTTCTTTTAAGTaaatcttaaaatatttttttttaaaatataaattgttgGCAGTCTTATTAGTTAAAAAGTTTACCAACTATTGTAGTCTTCATTTTCTTTAAGATATCTGAGTGATAAGTTTACCAACTATTTTAGTCTTCATTTTCTTTAAGGTATCTATTCCTAAGTGATCTCTAAATGATGCAACTTTATCCATTGGTGAAGAAAAACTTTTTAATTCATTACCCTAAAATA is part of the Cryptomeria japonica chromosome 10, Sugi_1.0, whole genome shotgun sequence genome and harbors:
- the LOC131072507 gene encoding pentatricopeptide repeat-containing protein At1g08070, chloroplastic-like, producing the protein MKERDRVSWNTIIAAYGRHGYCREAVTLFHHMQQTDIVVATALVDMYAKCGSIDKARKLFDRIPQRNAFLWTAMIAGDAHNGFAEKASETFKQMQLDGIKPDTTTFASILPACAKMGALVWDMYAKCGDIDKARELFDRMPQRDIVSWNSLISGYAQNGFVENALEIFKQMQLAAVKPDSTTFASLGVFTALLILDLDPNNATTYVLLSNIYAEVGRRGEVETVRRLMKDRGVTKIPGCSWIEGHKMVHAFCVGDRSHPQTPEIYAELEKLALEMKAAGYFPDSRHLSNDVEEEEKEFFLSRHSEKLAIDFGLLNTPPGTTLALIATLQQNLSPRLLQEKLL